A single window of Aspergillus puulaauensis MK2 DNA, chromosome 5, nearly complete sequence DNA harbors:
- a CDS encoding ankyrin repeat domain-containing protein (COG:O;~EggNog:ENOG410PKPV;~InterPro:IPR002110,IPR036770,IPR020683;~PFAM:PF12796,PF00023,PF13637,PF13857;~go_function: GO:0005515 - protein binding [Evidence IEA]), protein MANTTDAKFPLHEAAREGKLSIAESLLNANPKLATTKDDDDRLPIHWAVAYNHLPIVELLVATKDFDPDVEDGSCWTPLMIASSLKNAEGDPIIDLLLRKGADTNMKSVTGQNALHFATSKGNLSTIRTLLNNKCSARVKDKRGQLALHRAAAIGSSPIIQILVKEGRSPVNATDIDGLTALHHAISEGHGDAAVTLLKAGAEADKEDLDGKRAIDMAPDARVRSYILQAAEREGIDL, encoded by the exons ATGGCCAATACAACGGATGCGAAATTTCCTCTCCATGAGGCTGCTCGAGAGGGCAAGC TTTCTATAGCTGAGTCGCTCTTGAAT GCCAACCCAAAACTAGCAACAACaaaagatgacgatgaccgtctccccatccactgGGCAGTGGCGTACAACCACCTCCCCATCGTGGAGCTTCTTGTAGCGACAAAGGACTTTGATCCAGATGTCGAG GACGGGTCATGTTGGACCCCTCTAATGATCGCATCAAGTTTAAAAAACGCAGAAGGGGATCCCATTATCGACCTCCTTCTACGAAAAGGCGCGGATACCAATATGAAGAGTGTTACCGGCCAG AACGCTTTGCACTTCGCGACATCCAAAGGAAATCTCTCCACAATCCGCACACTGCTAAATAATAAATGCAGTGCCCGAGTTAAAGATAAGCGGGGTCAGCTGGCGCTTCATCGTGCTGCTGCAATAGGTTCTTCGCCAATCATCCAGATTCTTGTGAAGGAAGGCAGAAGCCCTGTTAATGCAACTGATATTGATGGTCTTACGGCGTTGCACCATGCTATCTCGGAGGGCCATGGCGACGCAGCGGTTACATTGCTGAAGGCTGGCGCTGAGGCCGACaaggaggatctggatgggAAGCGGGCAATTGATATGGCACCGGATGCAAGG GTGCGAAGTTATATTTTGCAGGCTGCAGAAAGGGAGGGAATTGACTTGTAG
- the ORC1 gene encoding origin recognition complex subunit 1 (COG:L;~EggNog:ENOG410PHW5;~InterPro:IPR003959,IPR001025,IPR027417,IPR003593, IPR036390,IPR041083,IPR043151,IPR020793;~PFAM:PF13401,PF00004,PF13191;~go_function: GO:0003682 - chromatin binding [Evidence IEA];~go_function: GO:0005524 - ATP binding [Evidence IEA];~go_function: GO:0016887 - ATPase activity [Evidence IEA]) — protein sequence MAIDIADDNAASQARKREALKRAEQWMTKGGIIRDDSDDELGEEDLPWEWMYDVDLDDASESKNTPESSRETPKASRRRPSRQPQRKIIGARMGSFECKLGEIILLKSPEPGKDWVGIITQFREEEDDEEDEPVKSANIMWFASPDEFISTRNKRRADALPNEQYLTTDFNVNPLTSINGKAQVMSKDAFFARYPNGTPPKSKEELVEYNKCIVCRRGVSQLQGRYTEEFLWEDVYQQDQIHDLVDLIKDGLKAAKKRKQVDTDYDETKDAVDEAPTTPRKKQKVANATPQSRRQKAMTTPSHRRIIVKKPLEFTPLGTRVLSPTHFASPYRQARNLLHVSTVPDSLPCRKTEFDTVYSHLSGAIMEGTGTCIYISGTPGTGKTATVREVVAQLNSAVLSEEMDDFIFVEINGMKVTDPHQSYSLLWEALKGDRVSPSHALDLLDREFSHPSPRRVSCVVLMDELDQLVTKNQSVMYNFFNWPALRHSRLIVLAVANTMDLPERTLSNKISSRLGLTRITFPGYTHNDLMEIITTRLSNVPGNIVDPDAIQFASRKVAAVSGDARRALDICRRAVEIAEQASEAVPAEDLDGDDDTESLPPTPSKTPARKERANTKQALSRAKTGSPQKPTTTVSLKQPTGRVTIATIKQAIQEATSTPLQQSLRCLPLSAKLFLAALLARVRRTGITESTFGDVMDEAKRIADAAVAVAGAAGAGIKDFLLAGGNGARVRALGFAAMELMNSGILALETSSRGALGSAAIPSRGDRSGKVRLRVAAEDVRAAFRDDVEAKGLGLGMEN from the exons ATGGCTATCGATATTGCAGATGACAATGCAGCTTCGCAAGCCCGCAAGCGCGAAGCCCTCAAGCGTGCCGAACAATGGATGACCAAGGGAGGCATTATCCGCGACGATTCCGACGATGagcttggtgaagaagaccttCCGTGGGAGTGGATGTACGATGTCGACCTAGATGATGCGAGCGAGTCCAAAAACACACCGGAATCTTCCCGCGAGACACCGAAAGCCTCACGGAGGCGCCCCTCCCGCCAACCACAACGGAAGATCATCGGGGCTCGGATGGGCTCGTTCGAGTGCAAGTTGGGCGAGATCATTCTGCTGAAATCTCCAGAACCTGGAAAGGACTGGGTGGGAATTATTACGCAGTTCcgtgaggaagaagatgatgaggaagacgagccCGTCAAGTCCGCAAACATTATGTGGTTTGCCTCCCCGGACGAGTTCATATCGACAAGGAACAAGCGGAGGGCCGATGCGTTGCCAAATGAACAATACCTCACGACAGACTTCAATGTTAACCCGCTGACTTCAATAAACGGGAAAGCTCAAGTCATGTCTAAAGATGCCTTCTTTGCGCGGTACCCGAACGGCACTCCACCGAAATCGAAGGAAGAATTGGTCGAATACAACAAATGCATTGTTTGTCGAAGGGGAGTCAGCCAACTTCAAGGGCGATACACCGAGGAATTTTTGTGGGAGGATGTTTACCAGCAGGACCAGATCCATGACCTTGTTGACCTGATCAAAGATGGCTTGAAAGCAGCCAAAAAGCGAAAACAAGTGGACACTGAC TATGATGAAACAAAAGACGCTGTCGATGAGGCGCCGACGACTCCAAGGAAAAAGCAGAAGGTAGCAAACGCTACGCCGCAGTCTCGGCGCCAGAAAGCCATGACCACTCCGTCTCATAGAAG AATTATCGTCAAGAAGCCTCTCGAATTTACGCCTCTTGGTACACGCGTGCTGTCACCCACCCATTTTGCTTCGCCCTACCGGCAGGCacgcaatctcctccatgTTTCTACGGTTCCCGACTCACTCCCATGCCGGAAGACGGAGTTCGACACAGTATATAGTCACCTCAGTGGCGCCATTATGGAGGGAACCGGTACTTGTATCTACATCTCTGGAACACCAGGAACCGGGAAAACAGCTACTGTCCGCGAGGTTGTTGCACAGTTGAATTCGGCGGTTCTTTCAGAGGAAATGGATGACTTCATATTCGTGGAGATAAACGGCATGAAAGTCACCGACCCCCATCAATCCTATTCTCTACTTTGGGAAGCATTGAAGGGAGATCGGGTATCACCTTCTCACGCCCTCGATTTGCTGGATCGCGAGTTTTCCCATCCCTCACCCCGAAGAGTATCTTGCGTTGTTCTTATGGATGAGCTAGACCAGCTGGTCACGAAGAACCAATCAGTCATGTACAACTTTTTCAACTGGCCGGCCCTTCGCCATTCACGTCTCATTGTTCTTGCAGTCGCAAACACTATGGACCTCCCGGAGCGAACTTTGAGTAACAAAATCTCGAGTCGTCTCGGTTTGACGCGCATCACTTTTCCCGGTTACACGCATAACGACCTGATGGAGATTATCACCACTCGATTATCAAACGTACCAGGGAATATTGTCGACCCAGACGCAATCCAATTCGCGAGTCGCAAGGTCGCCGCCGTCAGTGGTGACGCTCGACGCGCTTTGGATATCTGTCGACGAGCAGTTGAAATCGCAGAACAAGCTAGCGAAGCCGTCCCAGCCGAAGATTtagatggcgatgatgatacCGAGTccctccctccaacacctAGCAAGACTCCCGCGCGAAAAGAAAGAGCGAATACCAAGCAGGCCCTTTCACGCGCCAAAACAGGATCACCACAGAAGCCCACCACCACGGTCTCCCTAAAACAACCAACAGGGCGAGTCACCATCGCAACAATCAAACAAGCCATCCAAGAAgcaacctcaacaccccTCCAACAATCCCTCCGCTGTCTTCCTCTCTCTGCGAAACTTTTCCTTGCCGCCCTCCTAGCCCGCGTCCGCCGAACAGGCATCACAGAATCCACCTTCGGCGACGTGATGGACGAAGCGAAACGAATTGCCGATGCCGCGGTGGCCGTTGCGGGAGCCGCCGGCGCAGGGATCAAAGACTTCCTTCTTGCCGGTGGCAACGGGGCCCGCGTCAGGGCGTTGGGTTTCGCAGCAATGGAGCTCATGAATTCCGGGATTCTTGCTCTAGAGACTAGCTCTAGAGGTGCCCTAGGGAGCGCAGCTATTCCGAGTCGTGGTGACCGCAGCGGAAAGGTGAGACTCAgggttgcggcggaggatgtcAGGGCTGCGTTTCGGGACGATGTTGAGGCGAAGGGGCTAGGACTGGGTATGGAAAATTGA
- the PRP46 gene encoding WD40 repeat domain-containing protein (BUSCO:EOG09262KUJ;~COG:A;~EggNog:ENOG410PG61;~InterPro:IPR036322,IPR015943,IPR001680,IPR019775, IPR020472,IPR017986;~PFAM:PF00400;~go_function: GO:0005515 - protein binding [Evidence IEA]) has protein sequence MDVIPSTTPEEAVRNSAKRTAELFGAEYLMVTPSVANGSIGVSYRRKTEYEDVKELPPALAEKQAQAAAARSKRPKISAKPQGEGGGDKSGASTALVRRGGRGPSAGGAAGEDKPTSLIQRPSATRQQPPEWHAPWKLMRVISGHLGWVRALAVEPNNEWFASGAGDRTIKIWNLATGALRLTLTGHISTVRGLAVSPRHPYLFSCGEDKMVKCWDLETNKVIRHYHGHLSGVYTLALHPRLDLLVTGGRDGVARVWDMRTRSNVHVLSGHTGTVADLECQEADPQVITGSLDSTVRLWDLAAGKSMGVLTHHKKGVRALATHPREFTFASASTGAIKQWKCPGGEFMQNFEGQNSVINTLSVNEDNVLFSGGDNGSMSFWDWKTGYRFQNIETTAQPGSLEAEAGIMASTFDRTGLRLITGEADKTIKVWKQDDEATPETHPVTWAPTLGRQRY, from the coding sequence ATGGACGTGATCCCTTCGACTACCCCGGAGGAGGCCGTGCGCAACTCCGCGAAGAGAACCGCTGAGTTATTCGGCGCTGAATATCTCATGGTTACGCCTTCCGTCGCGAACGGATCGATTGGCGTTTCCTACCGACGAAAAACAGAATATGAAGACGTGAAGGAGCTCCCGCCCGCTCTCGCCGAAAaacaagcacaagcagcCGCTGCGCGCTCGAAACGACCTAAGATCAGTGCGAAACCACAGGGTGAGGGCGGCGGTGATAAAAGTGGCGCGTCTACGGCTCTTGTACGGAGAGGAGGCCGCGGGCCGTCTGCGGGCGGTGCTGCCGGAGAAGATAAGCCCACGAGTTTGATACAGAGGCCGTCAGCTACTCGGCAACAACCGCCTGAGTGGCATGCACCATGGAAGTTGATGAGAGTTATCTCGGGACATCTGGGTTGGGTGCGGGCTTTGGCCGTGGAACCGAATAACGAATGGTTTGCtagtggtgctggtgatcgGACGATTAAGATTTGGAACCTGGCGACTGGTGCATTGCGGTTGACTCTTACGGGACATATTTCGACTGTTCGTGGATTGGCTGTGTCGCCGCGACACCCGTATCTCTTCTCGTGCGGTGAGGATAAGATGGTCAAATGCTGGGATTTGGAAACGAACAAGGTAATTCGCCATTACCACGGTCATCTCAGTGGTGTCTACACACTTGCCCTCCATCCACGACTTGATCTGTTAGTCACTGGTGGTCGAGACGGTGTCGCGCGTGTTTGGGATATGAGAACTCGAAGCAACGTCCACGTCCTATCTGGTCACACCGGCACAGTCGCAGATCTAGAATGCCAGGAAGCCGACCCCCAAGTCATAACCGGATCTCTAGACTCAACCGTCCGCCTTTGGGATCTCGCGGCCGGCAAATCCATGGGTGTCCTCACGCACCATAAAAAAGGTGTCCGAGCCTTAGCAACCCACCCCCGAGAGTTTACTTTCGCATCAGCTAGCACCGGAGCCATCAAACAATGGAAATGCCCTGGTGGTGAATTCATGCAGAACTTCGAGGGTCAGAACTCCGTCATTAACACACTTTCCGTCAACGAAGACAACGTCCTTTTCTCTGGTGGAGACAACGGCTCCATGtccttctgggactggaagaCCGGCTACCGCTTCCAGAACATCGAAACAACTGCCCAACCGGGTTCACTGGAGGCCGAAGCTGGTATCATGGCTTCTACATTCGATCGAACCGGACTGCGTCTGATCACTGGTGAGGCGGACAAGACGATCAAGGTCTGGAagcaggatgatgaggctACTCCAGAAACCCACCCTGTGACATGGGCTCCGACGCTGGGGCGACAGAGGTATTAG
- a CDS encoding uncharacterized protein (COG:S;~EggNog:ENOG410PQZW): protein MEQNLAASCNYRLLLGPSSMSKWHMAFPRSRHPVDTPRFFGSARLTASARKSNPGQNRNEVFEDIGKRTGAFIQPPAYGDHIIRIWGEPSHVASAEEQLKAIIAKCNSFNKSKTRSDWTKIHAYSTKKEVDAEYKEKDENMLQELRKQPEFDTTFPEQLLFLWPEDGPSLHKCLGPELESLDSIRARFGCHLFVPRDLPGYICALGNNHEAMKQIAQSIRTLWAEAVAKSSIKTKIYLVEPPEPTAMKGKIVVKKQNQLHKPVLRGSRLKGPNLEEWRDLFGLVQSRNKTRLLTAVENCLKGLSFVRGHLRMRVNLGTFVLENYQLPEDNKSWYSFGEFRDTLLHEQAKGRLIPELKVGQSEFLQRCFKATDLFEPYDGTSTPLENAELAYSVNFEFLGADKSMLRLEAEFSKTPGARDYHTKERRWLRPRTSGQTGDRQPPLHVAVIDFGRSDWQLEIKSLEFHETSSIDAALRTFSHSIGFRRTENMGNISAKPERKVTFPPSPPVSRLVEKSAIRYRIKGTKYIFEIARYDEYRRVDVPIGQTGATMTGGMSDVPYTSWGASVFEANWDNLLGGHANLPVGHSAKYDPSLATFFPPKEPLTALEDQTKGLWEFVDLVEQAGELLGPTRAFSEDVDNDAVSNAGSASLGLGSMKTGLDSSETPANSTGYGLAGMLNADLGTLF from the exons ATGGAGCAAAACCTAGCG GCGTCGTGCAACTACCGGCTGCTTTTGGGACCTTCAAGCATGAGTAAGTGGCATATGGCCTTTCCACGAAGTCGCCACCCTGTTGACACTCCTAGGTTCTTTGGCTCAGCAAGGCTCACAGCATCTGCGAGAAAGAGTAATCCTGGGCAAAATCGAAATGAAGTATTCGAGGATATTGGCAAGCGAACAGGCGCTTTCATCCAACCACCGGCGTATGGTGACCAT ATTATTCGAATATGGGGCGAGCCGAGCCATGTCGCTTCAGCCGAAGAGCAACTCAAAGCTATTATTGCCAAGTGCAACAGCTTTAACAAATCCAAGACACGAAGCGACTGGACCAAGATTCATGCCTATTCAACCAAGAAAGAGGTGGATGCCGAgtacaaggagaaggatgaaaaCATGCTGCAAGAGCTTCGAAAGCAACCCGAGTTTGATACTACGTTTCCTGAGCAG TTACTCTTTTTATGGCCGGAAGATGGGCCTTCTCTGCATAAATGCCTTGGCCCTGAACTAGAATCTCTTGACTCAATCCGGGCTAGATTTGGATGTCACTTGTTCGTTCCAAGGGATCTACCTGGCTATATATGTGCACTTGGAAACAATCATGAGGCGATGAAACAAATCGCTCAGAGCATCAGAACCCTATGGGCCGAGGCTGTGGCAAAGAGTAGTATCAAAACCAAAATATATCTTGTTGAACCACCGGAGCCGACGGCCATGAAAGGTAAGATTGTGGTAAAGAAACAGAACCAGCTGCACAAGCCCGTCCTTCGCGGAAGCCGACTCAAAGGGCCCAATCTAGAGGAATGGCGGGATCTATTTGGGTTGGTGCAATCTAGAAACAAAACCCGTCTTCTAACTGCGGTTGAGAACTGTCTGAAAGGACTTTCTTTTGTTCGTGGACACCTGCGAATGCGTGTTAATCTTGGTACATTTGTACTTGAAAATTATCAGCTGCCTGAAGATAATAAGAGCTGGTATAGTTTTGGGGAATTCCGAGACACATTGCTGCACGAGCAAGCCAAGGGCCGACTGATTCCAGA ATTGAAAGTCGGCCAGTCTGAATTCCTTCAGAGATGCTTCAAAGCAACTGATTTATTCGAGCCCTACGACGGTACATCAACTCCACTTGAAAACGCAGAGCTGGCATACTCCGTAAATTTTGAATTCCTTGGTGCAGACAAATCTATGCTTCGATTGGAAGCAGAGTTTTCAAAGACACCTGGAGCACGAGACTATCACACCAAGGAGCGCCGCTGGCTCAGGCCTCGTACAAGTGGTCAAACTGGAGACAGACAACCTCCGTTGCATGTTGCCGTTATTGACTTTGGACG TTCGGATTGGCAATTGGAAATAAAGTCACTCGAGTTCCACGAAACATCATCGATTGACGCTGCTCTGAGGACATTTTCTCACTCAATTGGATTCCGGCGCACAGAAAACATGGGAAATATCTCTGCAAAGCCTGAACGAAAAGTGACATTTCCCCCGAGCCCTCCGGTGTCAAGGCTCGTGGAGAAATCCGCCATTCGATATCGGATAAAAGGTACGAAATACATCTTTGAAATAGCCCGTTACGATGAATATAGACGCGTAGACGTACCCATCGGCCAGACAGGGGCCACGATGACTGGTGGCATGTCGGATGTTCCCTATACATCGTGGGGAGCATCAGTTTTTGAAGCAAACTGGGACAACTTGCTCGGGGGTCATGCAAACTTGCCTGTCGGACATTCCGCAAAATATGATCCCAGTCTCGCCACCTTCTTCCCACCCAAAGAACCTCTGACGGCACTGGAAGATCAGACCAAAGGCCTTTGGGAGTTCGTTGACCTGGTCGAGCAGGCGGGTGAGCTTTTGGGTCCAACGCGAGCGTTCTCAGAAGACGTCGACAATGACGCTGTATCCAACGCCGGATCGGCTTCGCTAGGGTTGGGCTCAATGAAAACCGGATTGGACTCTTCTGAAACCCCCGCAAATTCTACTGGATATGGTCTTGCTGGGATGCTGAATGCAGATCTGGGCACCTTGTTTTAA
- the GIM5 gene encoding prefoldin subunit 5 (BUSCO:EOG092655L0;~COG:O;~EggNog:ENOG410PR1N;~InterPro:IPR004127,IPR011599,IPR009053;~PFAM:PF02996;~go_component: GO:0016272 - prefoldin complex [Evidence IEA];~go_function: GO:0051082 - unfolded protein binding [Evidence IEA];~go_process: GO:0006457 - protein folding [Evidence IEA]), whose product MPPPNTPASEGDAPPGSVNINSLSSQQLRALQTRLSTELEHLTSSHAKLRAAQSRFRDCVRSINDGVVGSAKKGTQGKDEILVPLTSSLYVKGRLTDREHVLVDVGTGYYVEKTPAKAIEFYEQKVKELDTNLTELEKVVQTKSSQQRVFEEALRQKLMTEGAASSGQAAAAG is encoded by the exons atgcCCCCTCCAAACACCCCCGCATCAGAAGGCGATGCTCCCCCCGGCTCAG TAAACATAAACTCCCTCTCCTCGCAACAACTGCGCGCGCTGCAAACCCGTCTCTCGACCGAACTCGAGCACCTAACCTCCTCACACGCAAAGCTGCGCGCCGCCCAGTCGCGCTTCCGGGACTGCGTGCGCTCCATTAACGATGGAGTCGTCGGGTCCGCGAAGAAGGGCACCCAGGGGAAGGACGAGATTCTGGTTCCGCTGACGAGCTCGCTGTATGTTAAGGGGCGCTTGACGGATCGGGAGCATGTACTTGTTGATGTTGGGACGGGGTATTATGTTGAGAAG ACACCCGCGAAGGCGATTGAGTTCTACGAgcagaaggtgaaggagttggatACGAATCTGACAGAATTGGAGAAGGTTGTGCAGACTAAGAGCTCTCAGCAGCGAGTCTTTGAAGAAG CTCTGAGGCAAAAGTTGATGACCGAGGGTGCTGCATCGTCGGGccaggctgcggctgctggaTAA